From the uncultured Trichococcus sp. genome, one window contains:
- a CDS encoding alpha/beta hydrolase yields the protein MEQNRKYSWVRKVLIGLAVLTVITAGAFFLYVNDYYQATAEAVAALQSDGAVTITETDDAITFAPNGEDPEDGLIFYPGGKVEAEAYAPLLRSLAEADLLVVVAKMPFHLAVFDADAAEAIMAQDNDVEEWYLAGHSLGGVMAASFVASQADEVAGLIFLASYPSGDLNDAPFPVLSIYGSEDGVLNRESYDEARRMLPEDYTEIVLDGGNHGQFGDYGPQEGDGTASISTEQQQQQTVEAITAFIGNNRQQ from the coding sequence ATGGAACAAAACCGGAAATACAGTTGGGTCCGAAAAGTGCTGATCGGCTTGGCTGTGCTGACAGTGATCACTGCAGGGGCGTTTTTTTTGTATGTGAATGACTATTACCAAGCGACGGCGGAAGCTGTCGCGGCGCTGCAGTCGGATGGAGCGGTCACCATCACCGAGACGGATGATGCGATCACGTTTGCGCCGAACGGGGAAGATCCGGAGGACGGCCTCATCTTTTATCCAGGTGGAAAGGTTGAAGCGGAAGCCTATGCGCCTTTGCTGCGCAGCTTGGCCGAAGCGGATTTGTTGGTGGTCGTCGCCAAAATGCCTTTCCATTTGGCGGTCTTTGATGCGGACGCGGCAGAAGCGATCATGGCACAGGACAACGATGTTGAGGAGTGGTATCTCGCCGGACATTCCTTGGGCGGCGTCATGGCCGCCAGTTTTGTGGCTAGTCAAGCTGATGAAGTCGCCGGCCTGATTTTCCTGGCATCCTATCCGTCCGGAGATTTGAACGACGCGCCGTTTCCGGTCCTTTCCATCTATGGATCGGAGGATGGAGTCCTGAACCGCGAAAGCTACGACGAAGCGCGAAGAATGCTGCCGGAAGACTATACGGAAATCGTGCTGGATGGCGGAAATCATGGCCAGTTCGGCGATTACGGCCCGCAGGAGGGCGACGGCACGGCATCCATCAGCACCGAGCAGCAGCAACAGCAGACGGTCGAAGCCATCACAGCATTCATCGGAAACAACCGCCAGCAATGA
- a CDS encoding GNAT family N-acetyltransferase, which translates to MTEITMAKMSQLSELQKEEVRKIFVTSYYKDMKTLHRDAERLLGGFRRLLQEDLIRVAMDGERPVAMVGCSTNKRRAMEVNKEDFLANFGFIWGHVGYFSFRKEYGEPLAIDDDTLYFECVATNEADRRRGVAGQMLLNLIETEPYKTFALDVVDSNGRAQNVYERIGFREMHRKKSWIGKIFMDYSESIWMSRPKHLPNPSER; encoded by the coding sequence ATGACAGAAATAACGATGGCGAAAATGAGCCAATTATCGGAATTACAAAAAGAGGAAGTCAGAAAAATTTTTGTCACCAGCTACTATAAGGATATGAAGACGCTGCATCGCGATGCCGAACGCTTGCTGGGCGGATTCCGTAGGCTGCTGCAGGAGGATCTGATCCGGGTCGCGATGGACGGGGAGCGCCCAGTCGCGATGGTGGGCTGTTCGACCAACAAGCGCCGTGCGATGGAAGTGAACAAAGAGGATTTCCTGGCTAATTTCGGATTTATCTGGGGACATGTCGGTTATTTCAGTTTTCGCAAAGAATACGGCGAGCCACTGGCCATCGACGATGATACGCTCTATTTTGAGTGCGTGGCGACCAACGAAGCGGACAGGCGCCGAGGCGTTGCCGGACAGATGCTGCTCAATCTGATCGAAACGGAACCTTACAAAACCTTCGCCTTGGATGTCGTCGACAGCAACGGGCGGGCACAAAACGTTTATGAACGGATCGGCTTCCGCGAAATGCATCGGAAAAAATCTTGGATCGGAAAAATTTTCATGGATTACTCGGAAAGCATTTGGATGAGCCGTCCAAAGCATTTACCAAATCCATCGGAACGATAG
- the argS gene encoding arginine--tRNA ligase has product MDYKKIVAEEIQKLVPEHLSYDQVYQLLEVPKYTEHGDVAFPAFALAKALRKAPQAIAGDLAAQLKHPYIEKVEAVGPYVNLFLEKAAVTNAVLHEIAAEGHAFGTADIGKGGNVPIDMSSPNIAKPISMGHLRSTVIGNSLANIMKKVGFNPIKINHLGDWGTQFGKLIVAYKLWGNEEKVKAEPINELLTLYVRFHTEAESDDTLNDEARAWFKKLEDGDEEALHLWEWFRSESLQEFMKIYDMLGITFDSFNGEAFYNDKMDEVVELLDKAGILTQDRGATIVDLEKYNLNPALIKKSDGATLYITRDLAAAIYRKRNYDFAMSLYAVGNEQSNHFKQLKAVLKELGYDWAENMHHIPFGLITQGGKKLSTRQGKVILLEEVLNEATELSLKQINEKNPTLENKEEVAKAVGVGAVVFHDLKNDRLNNFDFDLEEVVQFEGETGPYVQYTNARGLSILRKAAVELDTTEAADLGLDDAYAWEVVKLLNSFPEIIQQAYEKFEPSVIAKYTLHLAQAFNKYYGNTKVLVEDDKRNARLALVQSVATVLQEGLRLLGVQSPEKM; this is encoded by the coding sequence ATGGATTATAAAAAGATTGTTGCTGAAGAGATTCAAAAGCTGGTACCGGAGCATTTAAGCTACGACCAAGTGTACCAATTGCTGGAAGTACCCAAATACACTGAGCACGGGGATGTCGCATTTCCGGCATTCGCACTGGCGAAAGCACTGCGCAAAGCACCGCAAGCCATCGCTGGAGATTTGGCGGCACAACTGAAGCATCCTTACATTGAAAAGGTGGAAGCGGTAGGCCCGTACGTCAACCTTTTCCTTGAAAAAGCAGCCGTAACGAATGCGGTCCTGCATGAAATTGCTGCCGAAGGTCATGCTTTCGGAACAGCCGATATCGGGAAAGGCGGCAACGTGCCGATCGATATGTCCTCGCCGAATATCGCGAAACCGATCTCGATGGGTCATTTGCGTTCTACGGTAATCGGAAATTCTTTGGCCAACATCATGAAGAAAGTCGGCTTCAACCCGATCAAAATCAACCACTTGGGCGACTGGGGCACGCAATTCGGCAAGTTGATCGTCGCCTACAAATTGTGGGGCAACGAAGAGAAAGTCAAAGCTGAGCCGATCAATGAATTGTTGACTCTGTATGTCCGTTTCCATACAGAAGCAGAATCTGACGATACGTTGAACGACGAAGCCCGTGCTTGGTTCAAGAAATTGGAAGATGGCGATGAGGAAGCTTTGCATCTTTGGGAATGGTTCCGTTCCGAATCGCTGCAGGAATTCATGAAAATCTATGATATGTTGGGGATCACGTTCGATTCCTTCAACGGCGAAGCTTTCTACAATGACAAGATGGATGAAGTCGTTGAACTGCTGGACAAAGCCGGCATCCTGACCCAGGACCGCGGCGCAACCATCGTCGATCTGGAGAAATACAATCTGAATCCGGCCTTGATCAAGAAATCGGACGGCGCAACGCTGTACATCACCCGCGACTTGGCTGCGGCGATCTACCGCAAACGCAATTATGATTTTGCGATGTCCTTGTATGCAGTCGGCAACGAACAAAGCAACCATTTCAAACAATTGAAAGCCGTATTGAAAGAGTTGGGCTACGACTGGGCAGAAAACATGCACCATATCCCGTTCGGCCTGATTACGCAAGGCGGCAAAAAACTGTCGACGCGTCAAGGCAAAGTCATCCTGCTTGAGGAAGTCCTGAATGAAGCGACCGAGCTTTCCTTGAAACAGATCAATGAAAAGAATCCGACACTGGAAAATAAGGAAGAAGTCGCCAAAGCAGTCGGTGTCGGTGCAGTCGTTTTCCACGACCTGAAAAATGACCGCTTGAACAATTTCGACTTCGATCTGGAGGAAGTCGTGCAATTCGAAGGCGAAACAGGCCCATACGTACAATACACAAACGCACGCGGATTGAGCATTTTGCGCAAAGCGGCAGTCGAACTGGACACGACCGAAGCGGCTGACCTTGGTTTGGATGACGCTTATGCATGGGAAGTAGTGAAACTGTTGAACAGCTTCCCCGAAATCATCCAGCAAGCCTACGAAAAATTCGAGCCATCCGTGATTGCTAAATACACGCTTCATTTAGCCCAAGCGTTCAATAAATACTACGGCAACACAAAGGTGCTGGTCGAAGACGACAAACGCAACGCGCGTCTGGCGCTTGTCCAGTCCGTAGCTACAGTCCTGCAAGAAGGCCTAAGACTCCTAGGAGTCCAATCCCCAGAAAAAATGTAG